The Priestia aryabhattai genome includes a region encoding these proteins:
- a CDS encoding MerR family transcriptional regulator produces the protein MSEQLGYFAKQVCEKLKLNPNTLRKWAIELEENGYKFERNNKGTNGQRIYYERDINIIAEFKVLLERTHSVENTAKLLMKRVEEGSNTEITHSVREEKERSNPVTVTFTREELEQYTRGIIEETSAKVAAEVSAQTAEAVYKKMENLIEQRDHKLINQMNESMEQRRLEIAAAREEPASSFWSRLFNRK, from the coding sequence TTGAGCGAACAATTGGGTTATTTTGCTAAACAGGTGTGCGAAAAATTAAAGCTAAATCCAAACACTTTACGCAAGTGGGCGATTGAATTAGAAGAAAACGGTTATAAATTTGAACGGAATAATAAGGGGACGAACGGTCAACGAATCTACTACGAACGCGATATTAACATTATAGCAGAATTCAAGGTGTTATTAGAGCGTACACACAGTGTCGAGAACACTGCAAAGCTACTAATGAAAAGGGTTGAAGAGGGATCGAACACAGAAATAACACATAGCGTTCGTGAAGAAAAAGAACGTTCGAATCCTGTTACAGTTACGTTCACCAGAGAGGAATTGGAGCAATATACTCGTGGGATTATTGAAGAAACTTCAGCAAAGGTTGCAGCTGAAGTTTCAGCGCAAACGGCAGAGGCAGTGTATAAAAAAATGGAAAACCTTATAGAACAACGAGACCACAAATTAATAAATCAAATGAACGAGAGTATGGAACAACGTCGATTAGAAATTGCTGCGGCACGAGAAGAACCTGCGTCTAGCTTTTGGAGTCGTCTTTTTAATCGTAAATAA
- a CDS encoding UPF0175 family protein translates to MAHEKSHIPKEELIELYINQKLSMEKISKIYNCSRTKVTNRLKDYNIPIRSLTEARKSTFERELGFSLTAEMIMEKINKGLLAYQVAEYFGVSSKTIRRILKDSGIKLSNLESHLKLKNSRASRERWKDKDSPQNKKQIARLKEANKRKAEEAHLRYETAHLKSYKEYKRACARIVDKLYGTDRPDGMEYDHKYSVHDGYINGVPAPILSHPFNLRLITAFENNSKGNNSIITLEELYQGTGQPWDHTIKEIKKFTKTCEYCGKEFRQRNKNHKFCNRKCSGNWQYHNKYKNKTNS, encoded by the coding sequence ATGGCACATGAAAAGTCTCATATTCCAAAGGAAGAACTAATCGAACTTTATATAAATCAAAAACTAAGTATGGAGAAAATTAGTAAAATTTATAATTGTAGCCGTACTAAAGTCACAAATCGTTTAAAAGACTATAATATTCCTATTCGTTCGCTTACAGAGGCAAGAAAGAGCACTTTCGAAAGAGAATTAGGTTTTTCTCTAACAGCTGAAATGATTATGGAAAAGATAAATAAAGGATTGTTGGCTTATCAAGTAGCTGAGTATTTTGGAGTAAGTTCTAAAACCATTAGAAGGATACTTAAAGATTCTGGAATCAAACTGTCCAATCTTGAAAGCCATTTGAAATTGAAGAATAGTAGAGCAAGTAGGGAGAGGTGGAAGGACAAAGACTCTCCTCAAAATAAAAAACAAATAGCAAGATTAAAGGAAGCAAATAAAAGGAAAGCAGAAGAGGCTCACTTACGATACGAAACTGCTCATTTAAAGAGTTACAAAGAATATAAACGTGCTTGTGCAAGAATTGTTGACAAACTCTACGGAACCGATCGTCCTGATGGTATGGAATACGATCATAAGTATTCGGTTCACGATGGATATATAAATGGGGTTCCAGCTCCGATCCTGTCACATCCATTTAATCTTAGACTGATAACTGCTTTTGAAAACAATTCAAAGGGAAATAATAGTATTATTACCTTAGAAGAATTGTATCAAGGTACGGGTCAACCGTGGGATCATACAATTAAAGAAATAAAAAAATTTACAAAGACTTGCGAATATTGCGGGAAGGAATTCCGACAAAGAAATAAAAATCATAAATTTTGCAACAGGAAATGTTCTGGAAATTGGCAATACCATAATAAATACAAAAACAAAACCAATTCCTAA
- a CDS encoding MarR family winged helix-turn-helix transcriptional regulator, giving the protein MKVSVDCDIRMSLDKVSSQTRRNYSESLRELNLYVGQDNLLSRLWLGDGITQMQLCEHLKCEPPTVTNMVKSLEQNGFIYRKRDEEDARVMRIYLTDKGKELEEPVEFKWKQQQEKLLQSISAEERLILRDLLKRMEKNLY; this is encoded by the coding sequence ATGAAGGTTAGTGTTGACTGTGATATTCGTATGTCCTTGGATAAAGTTTCTTCCCAAACGCGTCGGAATTATAGTGAGAGTCTTAGAGAACTTAATCTTTATGTAGGCCAAGATAATTTACTCTCGCGTTTGTGGTTAGGTGATGGAATAACACAAATGCAGCTATGTGAACATTTAAAATGCGAACCGCCTACGGTAACAAATATGGTTAAATCGTTAGAGCAGAATGGTTTCATATACCGTAAACGTGATGAAGAAGATGCAAGGGTTATGCGAATTTATCTAACGGATAAAGGCAAAGAATTAGAAGAACCCGTTGAATTTAAATGGAAACAGCAGCAAGAAAAATTACTACAGTCAATTTCAGCTGAAGAACGCTTAATATTAAGGGATTTATTAAAGCGTATGGAGAAAAATTTATACTAA
- a CDS encoding LytTR family transcriptional regulator DNA-binding domain-containing protein, with the protein MGLLSIKNLEKSIGNNILFQNIDLEINKGEIVGLKCNNELGNQFIKMLIGKLSISDGEILLKSVPLNINFKSLCKNVGIAFLDEVFYERLNLKQYLTFFSQLYQVDADIDYLLKQVGLIEKKKVKIKNLTFSEKKRLQVARVILPQPELIIFEEPNQNVDIESKIIIQRVIAELRKKDIAILIITNYFENAITLTNNVYTLERNGLKKIEVVDENSEDNQKLIIKNFEREVNTTESCFENNQTTLENGPSKQEFQLDGSLKKEKSPLSMQVRFEKIPAKVNEKIILFDPTEISFIESNEGVSNLHVNGEVFPCSYTLNELFKRLQIFGFFRCHRSYIVNLQRVREVITWTRNSYSLILDDSKKSSIPLSKGNLSELKEIIGI; encoded by the coding sequence ATGGGGTTATTAAGTATAAAGAATTTAGAAAAAAGTATCGGTAATAACATTTTGTTTCAAAATATAGATTTAGAAATTAACAAGGGAGAAATTGTTGGGCTTAAGTGCAATAACGAACTAGGCAATCAATTTATAAAAATGTTAATTGGAAAGTTATCGATATCAGATGGTGAGATATTACTTAAAAGTGTTCCTTTAAATATTAATTTTAAAAGCCTTTGTAAGAACGTTGGAATAGCTTTTTTAGATGAGGTATTTTATGAACGCCTTAATTTAAAGCAATATCTAACGTTCTTTAGTCAACTTTACCAAGTCGATGCAGACATTGATTATTTACTTAAACAAGTGGGTCTGATAGAGAAGAAAAAGGTAAAAATTAAAAATTTAACTTTTTCTGAAAAGAAGCGCCTACAGGTTGCTAGGGTTATTTTACCACAACCCGAATTAATCATATTTGAAGAGCCTAATCAAAATGTAGATATAGAAAGTAAAATAATTATTCAAAGGGTGATTGCAGAATTAAGAAAAAAAGATATTGCTATTCTAATAATAACTAATTACTTCGAAAATGCTATTACCTTAACTAATAATGTGTATACCTTAGAGAGAAATGGTTTAAAAAAGATTGAAGTTGTAGATGAAAATTCCGAGGATAATCAAAAATTAATAATCAAAAATTTTGAAAGGGAAGTAAATACTACAGAATCATGTTTCGAAAATAATCAAACCACCTTGGAAAATGGGCCATCTAAACAGGAATTCCAGTTAGATGGTTCATTGAAAAAAGAAAAATCTCCCTTAAGTATGCAAGTTCGATTTGAGAAGATTCCTGCAAAAGTAAATGAAAAAATTATTTTATTTGATCCAACTGAAATTTCATTTATTGAAAGTAACGAAGGAGTCTCAAATTTACATGTTAATGGAGAAGTATTTCCATGCTCATATACCCTAAATGAGCTATTCAAGCGTCTGCAGATATTTGGTTTTTTTCGATGCCATCGCTCTTACATAGTTAATTTACAAAGAGTCAGAGAAGTAATTACTTGGACACGTAATAGTTATAGTCTAATTCTTGATGATTCTAAAAAAAGCTCAATACCTTTATCAAAAGGTAATTTAAGTGAACTCAAAGAAATTATTGGAATTTAA
- a CDS encoding replication protein, which yields MKKLFTCYLQDVNTFNGRFTWLWKEKPTLRKKKEAFLETLRTHFKKQQLALHKVFPKKRMEMLDYVVYNLVATGIQAIHSKTLMQKFDVSQSTVSRFVKSLKETPFMIVARYIKEDTTGAHPDSYVFILKSHTNFDQICDEIFFDHDTTGIQTLQKEEMTTPVTTPVTSPESAENVDTPSFEDVKTSSPFINLDLPKNHLNNHLISASQSFSYIKGVPKKVNNVYAGKYGHQLKDFYARIQNAAKAVKRDTEIEIVKEQVHEVAYTAIVGLDKYVHEANHKGTTLSLDEMCRLVYQIAYNQFTNLLKGNKEEQSPESDIHTEAETAALFTPKHIIRKELVPAWLQAEQEQKESTQETAISLDEQLEMIQLKQDLGQELTPEEENLLQEHSTTYSSLEMARLKQDLGQALTPEEQALLHEHAQLQDTVS from the coding sequence ATGAAAAAACTTTTTACCTGTTATTTACAAGATGTAAATACCTTCAATGGACGATTCACATGGTTATGGAAAGAAAAACCGACCCTTCGCAAAAAGAAAGAAGCGTTTTTAGAAACCCTTCGTACTCATTTCAAAAAACAACAATTGGCCTTACATAAAGTATTCCCTAAAAAACGTATGGAAATGTTAGATTACGTGGTTTATAACCTTGTTGCTACAGGCATTCAAGCGATTCACTCAAAAACACTCATGCAAAAATTTGATGTATCCCAAAGTACCGTTTCTCGCTTTGTAAAATCATTAAAGGAAACACCGTTTATGATCGTGGCACGTTATATCAAAGAAGATACAACAGGTGCTCATCCTGATAGCTATGTGTTTATCCTTAAAAGTCATACGAATTTTGATCAAATTTGTGATGAGATCTTTTTTGACCATGACACAACAGGTATTCAAACGCTTCAAAAAGAAGAAATGACAACTCCTGTGACAACTCCTGTGACAAGTCCAGAAAGTGCTGAAAACGTTGATACACCAAGCTTTGAGGACGTAAAAACATCGTCCCCCTTTATTAACCTTGATTTACCTAAAAATCATTTAAATAATCATTTAATATCTGCTTCACAGTCATTCTCTTATATCAAAGGTGTGCCTAAGAAAGTAAATAATGTGTATGCAGGTAAATATGGTCATCAACTAAAAGATTTTTATGCTCGTATTCAAAATGCAGCTAAAGCCGTAAAACGAGATACAGAGATTGAGATTGTGAAAGAACAAGTACATGAAGTCGCTTATACAGCTATTGTAGGCTTAGATAAATATGTACATGAGGCGAATCATAAGGGTACTACCCTATCACTGGATGAAATGTGCCGTCTTGTTTATCAAATTGCCTACAATCAATTTACTAATCTACTTAAAGGGAATAAGGAAGAACAATCACCTGAGTCAGACATACATACTGAAGCTGAAACAGCAGCGTTATTTACGCCTAAACATATCATCCGTAAGGAATTGGTTCCTGCTTGGTTACAAGCTGAACAGGAGCAAAAAGAGTCTACACAAGAAACAGCTATTTCTCTGGATGAACAGCTTGAAATGATTCAATTAAAGCAAGATTTAGGGCAAGAACTAACGCCAGAAGAAGAAAACTTACTCCAAGAGCACAGTACTACGTACAGTTCGTTGGAAATGGCGCGGCTTAAACAAGATCTTGGACAAGCCTTAACACCAGAGGAACAAGCTTTATTACACGAACATGCCCAATTACAGGACACCGTTTCGTAA
- a CDS encoding FtsK/SpoIIIE domain-containing protein produces the protein MRVNLTTWIKYTSPEELRLVLVDLKRADLGLFHGIEHVDALCFEAKDMRKPFALLRAEMYRRGDLLLEHGVTHIRRLPFKLPRIVVVIDEMSIVKRETELIEMTQQFASQGRALGVHTIIAMQRPDADLLNSALKANLRVRISGRQADAINAKVAGVIGAEEIDAAARGRMKIKIDEVKEFQAFFLDEGACKEILSPYKALIHDPEPDIEVAPQSIFGLLEKEEQR, from the coding sequence ATGCGTGTCAACCTCACGACTTGGATAAAGTATACCTCACCTGAAGAGCTGCGCTTAGTGTTAGTGGATCTGAAGCGTGCTGATTTAGGATTATTTCATGGAATTGAGCATGTGGATGCGCTTTGTTTTGAAGCCAAAGACATGCGAAAGCCTTTTGCATTACTACGAGCTGAAATGTATCGAAGAGGCGATCTATTGTTAGAACATGGGGTCACACATATTAGGAGGCTACCTTTTAAGCTGCCTCGTATCGTTGTGGTAATTGATGAAATGTCCATAGTGAAGAGAGAAACGGAGCTTATAGAAATGACCCAACAGTTTGCCAGCCAAGGTCGTGCACTAGGCGTTCATACGATTATTGCGATGCAGCGTCCAGATGCTGATTTGTTGAATTCAGCGCTCAAAGCAAACTTACGGGTTCGGATCTCTGGCAGGCAGGCTGATGCGATAAATGCGAAAGTAGCCGGAGTAATTGGCGCAGAAGAAATCGATGCCGCAGCTAGGGGACGGATGAAAATTAAGATTGATGAGGTCAAAGAGTTTCAAGCCTTTTTCTTAGATGAAGGAGCTTGTAAGGAAATACTTTCTCCTTATAAGGCGTTGATACATGATCCAGAGCCGGATATAGAAGTTGCACCACAATCCATCTTTGGGTTATTAGAGAAGGAGGAGCAGCGATGA
- a CDS encoding S8 family serine peptidase: MKKLVFKVLAVAFIVVALSITSFSNYTFAKDDSAYLIVFKDNQIPNEAKNILHNKYSNLKTTSMSEIGTIKLEKTNGDMQNQAIQELRKSLHDKIEYISKENKLYLPQNVKLKKDDILKTSFNSSNKKTSIFKNSLTNDIQDGELSKILGWDTDKITEQGKSYAKQSGNHDIKIALVDSGIDFNHPDLKNNILSKGRSFVPNVDNTEDHMGHGTMTAGSIAANGKMLGVGPHLGIIPYKVMDNWVDGAESAWVIQAIIAAANDNVDIINLSLGTYKSLNKEEDSAIVEGYSRALKYAHKKGSIIVASAGNEGYETSNPSNLAKQMGLEGDKQIHLPGSASNYLINVSATNKNDKLSSYSNYGGITLAAPGGDYGEEWETNGIDPSELVLVTYPTSLPQPYISQVLNLPEGYTLSAGTSLAAPKVSGAIGVLLAESKEKGYRELSTNKIEKILRKSSVDLGAKGKDLQFGYGRLDLNKALDLVK; this comes from the coding sequence ATGAAAAAATTAGTATTTAAGGTGTTAGCAGTAGCTTTTATAGTAGTAGCACTTAGCATAACTTCCTTTTCTAATTATACATTTGCAAAAGATGATAGTGCATATTTAATAGTGTTTAAAGATAATCAAATTCCAAATGAAGCTAAAAACATTTTGCACAACAAATATTCAAACTTAAAGACAACATCCATGTCTGAAATAGGAACTATTAAACTTGAAAAAACAAATGGCGACATGCAAAATCAAGCAATACAGGAATTAAGAAAAAGCCTCCATGATAAAATTGAATACATTAGCAAGGAAAATAAGTTGTATTTACCCCAAAATGTAAAATTAAAAAAAGATGACATTTTAAAGACAAGCTTTAATTCTAGTAATAAAAAAACCTCAATCTTCAAAAATAGTCTAACGAATGACATACAAGATGGGGAATTATCGAAAATTCTTGGCTGGGATACAGATAAAATTACAGAACAAGGAAAAAGTTATGCAAAACAATCTGGAAATCATGATATTAAAATTGCCCTTGTAGATAGTGGCATAGATTTTAACCATCCAGATTTAAAGAACAACATTTTATCAAAAGGTAGATCTTTTGTGCCTAACGTTGATAATACAGAGGATCATATGGGCCATGGAACAATGACTGCTGGATCAATAGCTGCTAATGGTAAAATGTTAGGGGTTGGTCCTCACTTAGGAATTATTCCATACAAAGTAATGGATAACTGGGTTGATGGGGCAGAATCAGCTTGGGTAATTCAAGCTATTATTGCAGCTGCTAACGACAACGTAGATATTATTAATTTGAGTTTAGGAACCTATAAATCGTTGAATAAAGAGGAAGATTCAGCAATAGTTGAAGGTTACTCGAGAGCATTGAAGTATGCTCATAAAAAAGGATCAATTATTGTGGCTAGTGCAGGGAATGAAGGTTATGAGACTAGCAATCCTTCAAATTTAGCAAAACAAATGGGGTTAGAAGGAGATAAGCAAATACATCTACCTGGTAGCGCTTCTAACTATCTAATAAATGTTTCTGCAACTAACAAAAATGATAAGTTGAGTTCGTATTCTAACTATGGGGGTATTACTTTAGCTGCTCCGGGAGGAGATTACGGTGAGGAATGGGAAACAAATGGTATTGATCCGTCAGAGTTAGTTTTAGTAACCTATCCTACTAGTTTACCCCAGCCCTATATTAGTCAAGTTTTAAATCTGCCTGAAGGTTACACCCTAAGTGCAGGAACAAGCTTAGCAGCTCCAAAAGTATCCGGAGCGATTGGGGTATTGTTAGCAGAAAGTAAGGAGAAAGGCTATCGTGAATTGTCTACAAATAAAATAGAGAAGATTTTAAGAAAAAGTTCAGTTGATCTAGGAGCTAAAGGAAAAGATCTTCAATTTGGATATGGTCGATTAGACCTTAATAAAGCCCTAGATTTAGTTAAGTAA
- a CDS encoding ABC transporter ATP-binding protein, with protein sequence MENIIEVRNLTKAFSNKVVLKDVNFEVKKGETFGFLGPSGSGKTTTIKILTSQLLRTTGEVNIFNLPLETQKNHDYLKKVGILTDNSTLYDRLSIYDNLLLYCNLYGVNKKRIDEVLEDVNLVKEKKTVVQKLSKGMKQRVVLARALLHKPEVLFLDEPTSALDPVNTKHIYEGLKKLNKEGTTIFLTTHDMLEAEELCDRVAFLHQGKIKLLDTPQNLRLQFSKGSISLILKGGKAITVENDEQGAKQISNYMINGELLSIHSNEPTLGDIFVQLTGSEL encoded by the coding sequence ATGGAAAATATAATAGAAGTTAGAAACTTAACTAAAGCATTTAGCAATAAAGTGGTTTTAAAAGATGTTAATTTTGAAGTTAAGAAAGGTGAAACATTTGGATTTTTAGGGCCAAGTGGTTCGGGAAAAACCACAACTATTAAAATATTAACTTCACAGTTACTACGTACCACAGGTGAAGTTAATATTTTTAATCTACCTTTAGAAACACAAAAAAATCATGATTATTTAAAAAAGGTTGGAATCTTAACTGATAACAGTACTCTTTATGATCGCCTTTCCATTTACGATAATCTTCTCTTATACTGTAACTTATATGGGGTAAATAAGAAACGTATTGATGAAGTATTAGAAGATGTAAATCTCGTGAAAGAGAAAAAGACAGTGGTACAAAAACTTTCTAAAGGGATGAAACAACGCGTTGTGTTAGCTCGCGCTCTACTTCATAAGCCAGAAGTTTTATTCTTAGATGAACCCACCTCTGCGCTTGATCCAGTTAATACTAAACATATATACGAAGGACTGAAAAAATTAAACAAAGAAGGTACCACTATCTTTTTAACTACTCATGATATGCTGGAAGCTGAAGAATTATGCGATAGAGTAGCGTTTCTACATCAAGGAAAAATAAAGTTATTAGATACTCCACAGAATTTGCGTTTACAATTCAGTAAGGGTTCTATTTCTCTCATCCTTAAGGGTGGAAAAGCGATTACAGTAGAAAATGATGAACAGGGTGCAAAACAAATTAGTAATTATATGATTAATGGCGAATTACTTTCTATACATTCAAATGAACCAACTTTGGGAGATATTTTTGTTCAATTAACAGGGAGTGAATTATAA
- a CDS encoding ABC transporter permease → MAFSLKRVNAILLKDWKDLLKNSYIIFTLAFPLIFAVIIGKYDDGGIFITFPINFALVISGCFVQAAMVAEEKEKNTLRGLLLSPASTLEVLIGKSALSAIVTIIVIVASVFLSGFETPSIFLFSLNVLLCLIIYITVGTLLGLFSRTVMETTIIGMPVLMIFGVGSLIKSAVNNEILLKIISFLPNEQFDEIISKLSKNGGLSDVINNFLILVVWVLVMLAITFYTYGKRRFDK, encoded by the coding sequence ATGGCTTTTTCTTTAAAAAGAGTAAACGCGATATTACTTAAGGATTGGAAAGACCTTCTAAAAAACTCATATATTATTTTCACTTTAGCTTTTCCGTTAATATTTGCTGTAATTATAGGTAAATATGATGATGGGGGTATTTTTATTACATTTCCAATCAATTTTGCACTTGTAATTTCGGGATGCTTTGTCCAGGCTGCAATGGTAGCAGAGGAAAAAGAAAAAAACACTCTAAGAGGTCTTTTGTTGTCACCAGCTAGTACATTAGAAGTTTTAATTGGAAAAAGTGCTTTATCAGCAATTGTAACTATTATTGTGATCGTTGCTTCTGTTTTCCTAAGTGGATTTGAGACCCCATCTATATTTTTATTTTCATTAAATGTTCTCCTTTGTTTAATAATTTATATTACTGTTGGAACTTTATTAGGCCTATTTTCAAGAACTGTAATGGAGACAACAATTATAGGCATGCCTGTATTAATGATATTTGGAGTTGGTTCTTTAATAAAGAGTGCTGTTAATAATGAAATATTGTTAAAAATTATTAGTTTTTTACCTAATGAACAATTTGATGAGATAATTTCAAAGTTAAGTAAGAATGGTGGACTAAGCGATGTCATCAATAATTTCCTAATTCTTGTTGTTTGGGTATTGGTAATGCTTGCTATAACTTTCTACACATATGGAAAGCGTAGATTCGATAAATAG
- a CDS encoding helix-turn-helix domain-containing protein, which yields MFWWKNPKRSKFGKWLDKNGIQQTDFAMKSSVSRRTIWTICNDKNYIPSAAILRKVMDTVKSIDSSKQSKDFFDI from the coding sequence ATGTTCTGGTGGAAAAATCCCAAAAGGTCGAAATTCGGAAAGTGGTTAGATAAAAACGGCATACAGCAAACTGACTTCGCAATGAAAAGTAGTGTTTCTAGAAGAACAATATGGACAATTTGTAACGATAAAAACTACATACCTAGTGCTGCTATTTTAAGAAAAGTGATGGACACTGTAAAGAGTATAGATAGCAGTAAACAATCAAAAGATTTTTTTGACATATAA
- a CDS encoding plasmid stabilization protein, protein MPHKMTLTGSATGPLREYDRYVAFDMREKGSPSAPKGLKKSTFISYTVFVAKKAFNKTGLTKKSIMHEKILVQGEPTLDIPIDECPGEIGIICFQITVLPNKNDKEANDSKDKKEAKQEVSKAQQEVSATKQEEKQAPVSQPVAKEAKQEAKTIQPEVKEKPVQEKKAAQQKKQLPTQPKGTQDVVNFDEIIVPEAFLKTRPNPVKTEEVIEFVKRTGHLDKPLTIEKGSKVLKDGYRRYIVAKTVKMDKVPVVYEHQK, encoded by the coding sequence ATGCCCCATAAAATGACCTTAACAGGATCTGCGACAGGACCATTACGAGAATATGATCGCTACGTTGCCTTTGATATGCGTGAAAAAGGTTCACCTTCTGCGCCTAAAGGTCTGAAAAAGAGCACCTTTATTTCGTATACCGTGTTTGTTGCCAAGAAAGCCTTTAATAAAACCGGACTGACAAAAAAGAGTATTATGCATGAAAAGATCTTAGTTCAAGGAGAACCAACGTTAGATATTCCCATTGACGAGTGCCCTGGGGAAATTGGTATCATCTGCTTCCAGATCACCGTGCTCCCGAATAAAAACGATAAAGAAGCGAATGATTCAAAAGATAAAAAAGAAGCGAAGCAAGAGGTTTCTAAGGCACAACAAGAGGTTTCAGCTACTAAGCAGGAAGAAAAACAAGCTCCTGTTTCTCAGCCTGTAGCAAAAGAAGCGAAGCAAGAAGCTAAAACTATACAGCCAGAAGTGAAAGAAAAGCCTGTTCAAGAGAAAAAGGCTGCACAACAAAAGAAGCAGCTGCCTACTCAGCCAAAAGGGACACAGGATGTTGTGAACTTTGACGAGATAATCGTTCCTGAAGCCTTCTTAAAGACACGCCCAAACCCTGTGAAAACAGAAGAAGTCATTGAATTTGTGAAGCGTACAGGACACCTTGATAAGCCGTTAACAATTGAGAAAGGATCGAAGGTCTTAAAAGATGGCTATCGTCGTTATATTGTGGCCAAAACCGTAAAAATGGATAAAGTCCCTGTGGTCTATGAACATCAAAAATAA